A portion of the Clostridium gelidum genome contains these proteins:
- a CDS encoding sensor histidine kinase, translating to MKLWLKIYLFSLLLLIFTLNIAGFILIQKLHNDVMEKEVNKCIAQQRFISSQLRINSISMQKINSDYSPDINMPISTLMCEYNSTIDHEDGYQGEIEILNQQDKILYSDVNFPNSDEKAELEDLSLGTIKYIIRTLDNKQYLYVSSLLKVYNVPVKIYYTKDISSIYTEKMKYYTLFMKLDILICSLFAVFMFFISRLITKPIDTLIDSTQKISLGQYSERVRIKSKDEFYVLSNHFNLMAQTVEDKINELELSNVEKETFINNLTHELKTPLTSIIGYANLIRGSKYNEKLFFEAADYIYKEGKRLEQIAFKMMDLIYTKNQEFKLTPEKIMRIIYEVQKSLIVKLKDKNIDLIIDGEECILDLEKDLIEMALCNLVENAIKASGNNSKIYLKVCDLNNKTSISIIDSGSGMAKEHLDKIWQAFYVVDKARTRKSNGAGIGLSICKKIAEVHNADIKINSELGKGTEVTITFNNSIASVNKKIKAIY from the coding sequence ATGAAGTTATGGCTGAAAATATACCTTTTCTCTTTACTATTGCTTATATTTACATTAAATATTGCGGGATTTATATTGATACAAAAACTTCATAATGATGTAATGGAAAAGGAAGTTAATAAGTGCATTGCACAGCAAAGATTTATTTCTTCACAATTGAGAATAAATTCTATATCTATGCAGAAGATTAATTCAGATTATTCTCCAGACATAAATATGCCAATCAGTACTTTGATGTGTGAATATAACAGCACCATTGACCATGAAGATGGATATCAGGGAGAGATAGAAATTTTAAATCAGCAAGATAAAATACTATATTCAGATGTGAATTTTCCTAATTCTGATGAAAAGGCGGAATTAGAAGATCTTTCTCTAGGAACAATCAAGTACATTATCCGGACACTAGATAACAAGCAGTATTTATATGTAAGCAGTTTACTTAAAGTTTATAATGTTCCAGTAAAAATATATTATACTAAAGATATTTCAAGCATATATACTGAAAAGATGAAGTATTATACTCTTTTTATGAAATTAGATATTCTAATTTGCTCTCTTTTTGCTGTTTTTATGTTTTTTATTAGTAGATTGATAACAAAACCAATAGATACGTTAATAGACTCAACTCAGAAAATATCTTTGGGTCAGTATTCTGAACGGGTAAGAATAAAATCAAAGGATGAATTTTATGTTCTTTCAAATCACTTTAACCTTATGGCACAGACAGTAGAAGATAAGATAAATGAGTTGGAATTATCCAATGTTGAAAAGGAAACCTTTATAAATAATCTGACCCATGAACTTAAAACTCCTTTAACTTCAATAATTGGATATGCAAATTTAATAAGAGGATCGAAATATAATGAAAAACTATTTTTCGAAGCGGCAGATTATATTTACAAAGAAGGTAAAAGACTTGAACAGATTGCCTTTAAAATGATGGATTTAATTTATACAAAGAATCAGGAATTTAAATTAACACCTGAAAAGATAATGAGAATAATATATGAAGTTCAAAAGTCTCTGATTGTTAAACTTAAGGATAAGAATATAGATTTAATTATTGATGGTGAGGAATGCATATTAGATTTAGAAAAAGATTTAATTGAGATGGCACTCTGCAATTTAGTGGAAAATGCTATAAAAGCATCTGGAAATAATTCTAAAATATACTTAAAGGTATGTGATTTAAATAATAAAACTTCTATATCAATAATTGATTCAGGTTCAGGTATGGCTAAAGAACATTTGGATAAGATATGGCAGGCTTTCTACGTTGTAGATAAAGCAAGGACCAGAAAAAGTAATGGTGCAGGTATTGGACTATCGATCTGTAAAAAAATAGCTGAAGTTCATAATGCAGATATTAAAATAAATAGTGAATTAGGCAAGGGGACAGAAGTAACCATAACTTTTAATAATTCTATTGCATCTGTAAATAAAAAAATTAAAGCTATATACTAA
- a CDS encoding type 1 glutamine amidotransferase family protein: MKKEILVFIFDGYADWESAYICSELNESETDYIVKTLSLDKEPKISMGGFRILPDYSVSDYHKNFAMLLLIGGSAWMEQKNNAILPVVEYAAKHNIPVGAICNAANFMAENGYLDNIKHSGNTLEFMKSQSPNYKGDCNFVEKQAVECSDIITANGTAALEFAREIMLYLNVKPVDKIDEWYKFNKVGFYQK, encoded by the coding sequence ATGAAAAAAGAAATACTTGTGTTTATTTTCGATGGATATGCAGATTGGGAAAGTGCTTATATTTGTTCAGAACTCAATGAATCAGAAACAGATTATATTGTAAAAACTTTAAGTCTGGACAAAGAACCTAAAATTTCTATGGGAGGTTTTCGAATCCTTCCTGATTATTCGGTCAGTGATTACCACAAAAATTTCGCTATGTTGCTTTTGATTGGCGGATCCGCTTGGATGGAACAGAAAAACAATGCCATTTTGCCTGTGGTTGAGTATGCCGCTAAACATAATATTCCGGTAGGTGCAATCTGCAATGCTGCCAATTTTATGGCAGAGAACGGATATTTGGATAATATAAAACATTCAGGCAACACTTTAGAGTTTATGAAGTCACAATCACCAAACTACAAGGGCGATTGCAATTTTGTTGAAAAACAAGCAGTGGAGTGTTCTGATATCATAACTGCAAATGGTACGGCTGCTTTAGAATTCGCTAGGGAAATTATGTTGTATTTGAATGTTAAACCTGTAGATAAAATTGATGAATGGTATAAATTTAACAAGGTAGGGTTCTATCAGAAATAA
- a CDS encoding response regulator transcription factor, with protein MKTNILIVEDDEAISNLIKINLNMVGYESKQVFDGLEAFDLLKKETFDLVLMDIMLPSMDGFELMEKIKDLNIPVIFLTAKNGLADKVTGLKSGAEDYIVKPFETIELLARIEIVLRRYSKNSNCIEFKNLKIYEEERIIKKEDEAIELTLKEFELMVLLVKNKNMAISREYLLEKIWGYEYMGETRTIDTHIQKIRKKLDISDNIKTVYKIGYRLEE; from the coding sequence TTGAAAACAAATATTTTAATTGTAGAAGATGATGAAGCTATTTCTAATTTGATAAAAATAAACCTGAACATGGTTGGTTATGAAAGTAAGCAGGTATTTGATGGATTGGAAGCTTTTGATTTGCTTAAAAAAGAAACTTTTGATTTAGTACTTATGGATATTATGTTGCCAAGTATGGATGGTTTTGAATTGATGGAAAAAATAAAGGATTTAAATATACCAGTAATATTTCTGACAGCTAAAAATGGACTAGCTGATAAGGTAACAGGGCTTAAATCTGGTGCAGAGGACTATATTGTAAAGCCCTTTGAAACAATTGAACTACTGGCAAGAATTGAAATAGTTTTAAGGAGGTATTCTAAAAATAGTAATTGTATAGAATTTAAGAACTTGAAAATATATGAAGAAGAAAGGATTATAAAAAAGGAAGATGAGGCAATTGAGCTTACTTTAAAGGAATTTGAACTTATGGTTTTGCTTGTGAAAAATAAGAATATGGCTATATCAAGGGAATATTTACTAGAAAAAATATGGGGATATGAATATATGGGAGAAACAAGAACAATAGATACTCATATTCAAAAAATAAGAAAGAAGCTAGATATTTCAGATAACATTAAAACTGTATATAAAATTGGATACAGATTGGAGGAGTAA
- a CDS encoding helix-turn-helix transcriptional regulator — MVVEWRKGVILKIDRLLGILSVLANRPRITIQELAERFEVSKRTIFRDLDTLNASGVPIVTYSGIGGGVAIVEGYKLKSNILSKTDMKNVFTALNGLMSIDESTDLTNLIAKLIPEETSTVFSESDYVIDLSSWFQDSITQEKVSVLHKAIKNRNCVCLEYISKRSRSTRIIHPHKLVFKQSYWYLYAFCEDKQEFRLFKANRIADFKIMDASFNCKAVEKIDFRKDFGIGLFSPQDKASLFEVILEYDVTNEFFLTDKIDAKFFHRSSSEEEKGQIIFPVSDLEWTTNLVFSLQDKAKVIAPLELKDAIKTRIKRINELYKDDI; from the coding sequence GTGGTAGTAGAATGGCGAAAGGGTGTTATCTTGAAAATTGATAGATTATTAGGAATTTTAAGTGTTCTTGCCAATAGGCCTAGGATTACAATACAAGAATTAGCGGAAAGGTTTGAAGTTTCCAAACGTACAATTTTTCGGGATTTGGATACTTTAAACGCGTCGGGAGTTCCCATTGTTACATATTCAGGAATTGGTGGAGGGGTAGCCATCGTTGAGGGTTATAAACTCAAAAGTAATATTCTTTCCAAGACTGATATGAAAAATGTTTTTACTGCACTTAATGGACTTATGAGTATTGATGAAAGCACCGATTTAACAAATCTAATAGCGAAACTAATTCCAGAAGAAACAAGTACGGTATTTTCAGAAAGTGATTATGTAATTGATTTGTCCTCTTGGTTTCAAGACAGCATTACACAAGAAAAGGTATCCGTTTTGCATAAGGCAATTAAAAATCGAAACTGTGTTTGTCTAGAATATATCTCCAAGAGGTCACGTTCAACAAGAATTATTCACCCTCATAAACTTGTTTTTAAGCAATCATACTGGTATTTATACGCCTTTTGCGAGGATAAGCAGGAGTTTCGTTTGTTTAAGGCAAATCGAATTGCTGACTTTAAAATTATGGATGCAAGTTTCAATTGTAAGGCAGTTGAAAAAATAGATTTTAGAAAAGATTTTGGTATTGGTTTGTTTTCGCCACAAGACAAAGCATCATTGTTTGAAGTTATACTAGAATATGATGTTACTAATGAATTCTTTTTAACAGATAAGATAGATGCTAAGTTTTTTCATAGGAGCAGCAGTGAAGAAGAGAAGGGGCAGATTATATTTCCTGTTTCTGACTTAGAGTGGACTACTAATTTAGTTTTTAGTCTACAAGACAAAGCTAAAGTTATAGCACCACTTGAACTAAAAGACGCAATAAAAACCAGAATAAAAAGAATAAATGAACTCTATAAAGATGACATATAG